The Arachis ipaensis cultivar K30076 chromosome B05, Araip1.1, whole genome shotgun sequence nucleotide sequence TCAAGGTCAGGGAAGGGAAATTAGGGCCGGCTGTTGTTTGTGGTTGTGGGAAGGAAAagtgaaatatttttatttatatgatatgtAAATTTACAAAAATACCCTTAAAAAAATAAGATAGCAGCCCACTCCCATTTTTGACAGGTTCAACCCGTTTTGACATCCATACGTTCTATTAAAATGATCGATCAAGGCACGTTATTATCTATATAATATAgcattcttttttctatttttatctaTCACTTACAGAATGTAGACCAAAATGATTTACGTTATGAAACATAATAACCTTGGGAAATGAAGTCGTGGTGATGACTAACTTTAAGCATATTCTCCTGTAAATTACAGAATAACATATTGAACATTTCTAGTCAGTTCTCATGCATCATGTTAAATTATACAGATAGCATTGTATTTGATGTCATTTTGATCTTTTCCTAGTTGGTGAAAGTTGGGAGCATTGCAACCACATATTGTTGATACTGATAACAATGGACGTTAATCCTGCTTGACATCTACACTTGCAGGTTTAATAGGTTCTACTTGAGCTGGTTCAGTATCGGCCTCAACCTGCCATAACATTAAGGTTTGGAGTTAAAATTATATTCATAAAGTTTATGAAGTTGAAGCATTCATACAAAAATACAAACATAATACAGCGCACGCATGATGCAACACCTCTGATGTGTGTTCCATGAGCATTTACAATCACTCGTTTTCTTTTAAAATGTTTGATAAGTATGTAAAACATTAAGAATAAGTGAGTGTGGATACTCTTTATACAGATTGCTTCTGACTTAATTGGATATCACTCCAGGAATTTCACGTCAATCACCCTGTTTATTTATAAGGATTAGGTTTTCCGCTTTTCCTTATTGCATATCATATTGTTGATGGCAGCTCCAGAACAAATCACAAATCAAGATAGTGCCATGCATATGCTAGGCAACAAGATTCAGAACCAATACCAGATCTAAATTCTAACTCCAGTTATAAGCTATAAGAGATAAGCTTGAAAGTAGAATACAAAATATCATTTTGTTCAACAGCTTTCCATAACATTATGTATTCAAGTTACTAAAGAGACACTGAGGAGATTAATGGGGTTCATGACCCAGCACACCATTGGCTATTTCCTGTAAACAAAGTGTTAAGTCTCTCTTACCAACCAGGATGAAATCATGGACAACTACGCTACTAGAAATTCAAAGAATTTACCTTAAAAATGAGCACAAATTCTCTATCATTATAATTAAAATGGGATTTCTCATTATGATGCACTTAAATTTTGGTTTGGAGAAAGTTTGCGCCACTTCAATTTCATGGAATGCCCCCACAACTCATTAGATgctcataaaaaatatatttacaagTGAGTTGCTAACAAAATAATCAAGGAATCTAACCCGAGTTATAGTGAAGTTTGAGCATTAAGTAAACTAGATGAGCAAACTCACGTTGGGTTCTATTTCTAACCACTACCTCGTTGAGCTCAAGCAGCAGAGATTGTTAGCCATCAGTCCAAGGTGGTTTTTTCCCCCAAGGGAAAGAAGGGAACTAATCCTTTTCGAGCACAATCAAGCATTCTCTCCACAAGTAGAACCTAGATTTTCCCCATTGCCGTAGAGTGCCTCTACTACTACACCATAACCCTTGGTGATAAAGGTCCTAGGATCAATTAAGGTTAACTAATGATTTGCCAATTATACACCccaaaggaaaatgaaaaaggaaacaaaGATAGCTTCTTCACTCTTAATTTTGTAAAAAGGAATTAAACCCCCCAGTCCCCATGGTTGTTAACAACAGATAAGTTGAAGTTCACACCTGAAGTTAAACAATAACAAGGGCAAATTCAAAGTTCAAACAATATCCTATTGCATAGCTGTATATCATAAACCAGttgcaataataataatcataaaattcatTCATCATCGCTTACTTTAGCAGTATCCCTCTTGGCTGCAGGCTTGTATGGACATGCTGCAGGAGCCCTCTCTGGTTTCCTATACTCCCAACCAAAAAGCCTATAGATTTTccccttttgaaaaaaaaaaaaccataagcATCAATGTTAGAACCAATTACAAAAACAACACAAATATATGAAGCTTAAAAATTACTATGTTTTAAGGCTTTAGTAcacattaattaattaaacaaaaaaaattcaccaGCATAGAAAAGAATTTTGCTTACTAAATTGTAAAATAACTACCATGAGTTAATTCAGATCACTAAAGTAAAGGTGAAATTGAGATAATCGTTACTACATTTTAGTTGAAATTCCAAACTAACAAATATTCATGGATTTCAATTTGTTCAGAAGAGTAACCAACCATAAATCCATAAGAATGAAAATCTGAATCATTTTGGCTATGCTCACAGAATCTAAAGTAATCAGAATTTCTGATCCGATTCGGTAGGATACATTACGAAACAGAAGAACTTACCATGATAAAATCGAAGAGGAGAGGGAGGATGTTGACGATGGGAACGAGGAACAGGGGCAACAAACAAGCCAAGCAAACCTACAAACACATATTATGAGAATTACTCAGCGTTCAATTCAATTATTAAATtcagaataaaacaaaaaaaaaataaaatcataattgAAGTAAACAGAAGCATGAATTGAGCGATTGAGTGAGGGGAGAATTACCATGTTTGCGGTGAATGAAtgttttgggagctcaaagctgaCAAAAGAAAACCGAAAACCAAGTAGCGTAGAGATTCAACAAGGACAAGGTAGGTAGCAGTTTGGTAATTTCAGAATCTCAGTTTGGGCCGTTTTGTCCTTTGAGCTTGGCCCCAAAAAAAATAAGCTTCACGAGAAGAGGTTGTgataccaaaaacaaaaaaaggatatgtccaaaaccaaccaaaaaaggaagagaatgaaaacCTTGACCAAGACTTTTTCtgcagaataaaaaaaatatcgtTACAAGGTAGAAAAATTATAGACTGGAAAATATTACAGATTAATTACCAATTTGGTGCCAAAAGATTCAGCTGCCagccaaaaaattttaaaagatattatCAACAAATAAGGATTAACTGGCAGATTAATCACTACAGTCCTCCGCTCTACCAACTGAGCTAAAGTCGGATTTGTTGAAGGCAAGTTGTTGATAAACTTCTATTAGTGTCAAACAAACAATATTCTTTTACCATTACTTTTCATGGCCTTATATATGCAGAGTAAATTTTATGTGTGCGTAGAACATTTACTAGAATTTTATGGATAAAGTATTTTGGGTCggttattcttttctttttttaataatgtAATCATCTCTAAATCTCTAATTGTTGAGTAAATATTCCTTCAAATTTCAACATTTACtagaatttttttttcacatacttGATAGATGATGATGTAATTTACACCTCATAAGTAAGAACATTTTCACATCACAGAGAAGCCTAATGAAAAGAAAGTAGGAGAGAGTGGAGGATTATTGTATTTGTAATGCTAACCATATTTATGGCTGCGTTTGTTTCTAAGAATAGGATAGGATAAGACACTGAGAACAGGACAGGATAAGACACTGATGGACAGAGatataaaattttgtgttcttgtattctgtttggtgataaactagaacaaatt carries:
- the LOC107644675 gene encoding uncharacterized protein LOC107644675, with protein sequence MVCLACLLPLFLVPIVNILPLLFDFIMGKIYRLFGWEYRKPERAPAACPYKPAAKRDTAKVEADTEPAQVEPIKPASVDVKQD